A region of Streptomyces halobius DNA encodes the following proteins:
- a CDS encoding AAA family ATPase yields MPVLLDDLDLSANAVAQKAVDPKFFSSKLTGNGKKIGLLNESLLPINTATNTAYAMATDIEVKQSSTQHDITTTSIPLAPITRRALNAGGSFTLPSPHADDRFAVDTSSSRFDDWDVAFDMTPQALVFYEDKSGGKSTRDLVIQYRMELYLFKKGLPESEYATAVSRSVGYGNHDAAVFLQWDTSPLENAHDYVQDVLTSARLTASNLGDEFDEWMRQYSIYERITRLAQIWDSEAIADEVCRYIQDMPAGPTEQQLNMLAVQLRYLENYNVPLEAYRQIHKQVDVTFSDQIATKLSKQNLSLLMNHTLDHLEQMKPQLIVPAQPATPPNLPPHLSKQQLDALTTHEPLVMTQAGAGTGKSTVILERIKYLEACGVPASDITVLSFTNAAADNITEKNPNVGSMTIAKMIIDVYSMNHPRHKVSAIDTIINSIDIFYPNSQFAATFRHRLLEVDQNRTGAFTALNTFVESHFDEVIALLDRIEQTSLELQIIICYQKIDDMAEPAHVQSKYLIIDEVQDNSVFEFIYVLKYITKHAQSLFIVGDASQTLYEFRSANPRALNTLEGSGVFATFKLTTNYRSNQEILDFANIVLGGLETNQFANIQLQANSLAMPTADSFQEKVTLEYREVARLTGFVTQDLQAIVRNTVIPDYVDKCLDRGEQVAFLAYSRREVSLIQDVLEKRYPDRHVASLVSDRVYATDIFSKYIKFFWNDVLQAPPTNAAFVVSQGIKDNMGKLTKNAANANVEKAILRTISEWWIENSATINGWVTLCHQSTLTHKAFFDRLRDNLLSFEIQRNQQKLNINKQKNQERKRKNLESKADLVVSTIHGAKGLEFDNAVVLYREDAKMTQDAKRMFYVAFTRAMKSQYVLGYGTVKNPPIQSSYEQIVTALTERDKRNAARALGIDPDLLDDNDSAAPGSADDRSAVTAAV; encoded by the coding sequence ATGCCTGTCCTGCTTGATGACCTCGACCTCTCGGCCAATGCCGTTGCTCAGAAGGCCGTCGACCCGAAGTTCTTCTCCTCGAAGCTCACCGGCAACGGCAAGAAGATCGGCCTGCTCAACGAGTCCCTGCTGCCGATCAACACTGCCACCAACACCGCCTACGCCATGGCCACCGATATCGAGGTCAAGCAGAGCTCGACGCAGCACGACATCACCACGACATCGATCCCGCTCGCACCGATCACGCGCCGCGCTCTGAACGCAGGCGGGTCCTTCACCCTGCCGAGCCCGCACGCCGACGACCGCTTTGCTGTCGACACCTCGTCCAGCCGATTCGACGACTGGGACGTCGCCTTCGACATGACCCCGCAGGCGCTCGTGTTCTACGAGGACAAGTCCGGCGGCAAGTCGACGCGCGACCTCGTCATCCAGTACCGGATGGAGCTATACCTCTTCAAGAAGGGGCTCCCCGAGTCCGAGTACGCGACCGCCGTCTCGCGCTCGGTCGGCTACGGCAACCACGACGCCGCCGTCTTCCTGCAGTGGGACACCAGCCCGCTCGAGAACGCCCATGACTACGTCCAGGACGTGCTCACATCCGCCCGCCTGACGGCCTCCAACCTCGGCGATGAGTTCGATGAGTGGATGCGCCAGTACTCAATCTACGAGCGCATCACGCGCCTGGCCCAGATCTGGGACTCCGAGGCGATTGCCGACGAGGTCTGCCGCTACATCCAGGACATGCCCGCGGGCCCGACGGAGCAGCAGCTGAACATGCTCGCCGTCCAGCTGCGCTACCTGGAGAACTACAACGTCCCGCTGGAGGCCTACCGCCAGATCCACAAGCAGGTGGATGTGACCTTCTCCGACCAGATCGCCACGAAGCTGTCGAAGCAGAACCTCAGCCTGCTGATGAACCACACGCTCGACCATCTGGAGCAGATGAAGCCTCAGCTGATCGTGCCTGCGCAGCCGGCCACGCCTCCGAATCTGCCGCCCCACCTGTCCAAGCAGCAGCTCGACGCGCTCACCACGCACGAGCCGCTGGTGATGACGCAGGCGGGAGCCGGCACCGGCAAGTCGACCGTGATCCTCGAACGGATCAAGTACCTCGAAGCCTGCGGCGTCCCCGCCTCGGACATCACGGTGCTCTCGTTCACCAACGCCGCTGCCGACAACATCACGGAAAAGAACCCCAACGTCGGCTCGATGACGATCGCCAAGATGATCATCGATGTCTACTCGATGAACCACCCGAGGCACAAGGTCTCGGCGATCGACACGATCATCAACTCGATCGACATCTTCTACCCGAACAGCCAGTTCGCGGCGACGTTCCGCCACCGCCTGCTGGAGGTCGACCAGAACAGGACCGGCGCGTTCACGGCCCTGAACACCTTCGTCGAGAGCCACTTCGACGAGGTGATCGCCCTGCTCGACCGCATCGAGCAGACGTCGCTGGAGCTACAGATCATCATCTGCTACCAGAAGATCGACGACATGGCCGAGCCGGCCCACGTGCAGTCGAAGTATCTCATCATCGACGAGGTGCAGGACAACAGCGTGTTTGAGTTCATCTACGTGCTGAAGTACATCACCAAGCACGCTCAGTCCCTGTTCATCGTCGGCGATGCCTCGCAGACGCTGTACGAGTTCCGCTCGGCGAACCCGCGCGCGCTCAACACGCTGGAGGGCTCGGGGGTCTTCGCGACCTTCAAGCTCACGACGAACTACCGGAGCAACCAGGAGATCCTGGACTTCGCGAACATCGTGCTCGGCGGACTGGAGACCAACCAGTTCGCCAACATCCAGCTGCAGGCGAACTCGCTCGCCATGCCCACGGCCGACTCGTTCCAGGAGAAGGTCACCCTGGAATACCGCGAGGTGGCCAGACTCACCGGGTTCGTCACCCAGGACCTGCAGGCGATCGTGCGCAACACGGTCATCCCCGACTACGTGGACAAGTGCCTGGACCGGGGCGAGCAGGTGGCCTTCCTGGCCTACTCGCGCCGCGAGGTGTCCTTGATCCAGGATGTGCTCGAAAAGCGCTACCCGGACCGCCACGTCGCCTCTCTGGTCAGCGATCGCGTCTACGCCACGGACATCTTCTCGAAGTACATCAAGTTCTTCTGGAACGACGTCCTGCAGGCACCGCCGACCAACGCCGCGTTCGTGGTCTCCCAGGGGATCAAGGACAACATGGGCAAGCTGACGAAGAACGCTGCCAACGCCAACGTTGAGAAGGCGATCCTGCGCACGATCTCCGAGTGGTGGATCGAGAACAGCGCAACCATCAACGGCTGGGTCACGCTCTGCCACCAGAGCACGCTCACGCACAAGGCGTTCTTCGATCGGCTGCGCGACAACCTGCTCTCCTTCGAGATTCAGCGGAACCAGCAGAAGCTGAACATCAACAAGCAGAAGAACCAGGAGCGCAAGCGGAAGAACCTCGAGTCCAAGGCCGACCTGGTCGTTTCGACGATCCATGGTGCCAAGGGTCTCGAATTCGACAACGCTGTCGTCCTCTACAGGGAGGACGCGAAGATGACCCAAGACGCCAAGCGGATGTTCTACGTCGCCTTCACCCGTGCCATGAAGAGCCAGTACGTACTCGGCTACGGCACCGTGAAGAACCCGCCGATCCAGAGCAGTTACGAGCAGATCGTGACGGCTCTGACCGAGCGCGACAAGAGGAACGCCGCTCGCGCCCTCGGCATCGATCCGGATCTCCTGGACGACAACGACAGCGCTGCTCCCGGCAGCGCCGACGACCGCTCCGCGGTCACCGCGGCCGTCTGA
- a CDS encoding AAA family ATPase has protein sequence MKFNDTLTTLIKQSLEVGATPALMGEPGIGKSSFVEDLAYSMGTQAFTLPCNQLADKADLTGARLAPYTKDDGTQSYKQVFYPHQVIQECIDYAEKNPREWPILFLDEINRTTSDVTSGALTLVTLRRMGYVELPKNVRIVVAGNDRGNVTSLDEASLSRFAIFHVEPDAATLMSVLGDNMNPWVKTVLTQYPGLIFQKSTPEAIVADGQDDDDNGNVTMADLFDGGEEMNQLTTPRTIDNLSKWLNAADPQQLAQYLATPIQIGDRETSLLNEAIEAYVGDTMFTTQLVATISQDLANNAGGVQQNRVNVPKPNCYQSLKAAATMTDMAAVIATLTDNEKSGSLLYALKESKDNARLIEQLAQAITQIEPEHTRTLIEMVTSQQIDRQNLEAFMEIDAPIVNQAKPVLSAFL, from the coding sequence ATGAAGTTCAACGACACCCTGACGACCCTCATCAAGCAGTCCCTTGAGGTCGGCGCGACGCCCGCTCTCATGGGCGAACCCGGCATCGGCAAGTCCAGCTTCGTCGAAGACCTGGCCTACTCCATGGGCACGCAGGCCTTCACGCTGCCGTGCAACCAGCTCGCCGACAAGGCCGACCTCACCGGTGCGCGCCTGGCGCCGTACACCAAGGACGACGGCACGCAGAGCTACAAGCAGGTCTTCTACCCGCACCAGGTGATCCAGGAGTGCATCGACTACGCCGAGAAGAACCCGCGAGAGTGGCCGATCCTCTTCCTCGACGAGATCAACCGCACCACCTCCGACGTCACCTCCGGCGCGCTGACCCTGGTCACGCTGCGCCGCATGGGCTACGTCGAGCTACCCAAGAACGTCCGCATCGTCGTGGCCGGCAACGACAGGGGTAACGTCACCTCGCTCGACGAGGCGAGCCTGTCCCGCTTCGCGATCTTTCATGTCGAGCCCGACGCCGCCACCCTCATGTCCGTGCTCGGCGACAACATGAACCCCTGGGTGAAGACGGTGCTCACGCAGTACCCCGGACTGATCTTCCAGAAGTCGACGCCCGAGGCCATCGTCGCCGACGGTCAGGACGACGACGACAACGGCAACGTCACGATGGCCGATCTGTTCGACGGCGGCGAGGAGATGAACCAGCTCACCACGCCGCGAACCATCGACAACCTGTCGAAGTGGCTCAACGCGGCCGACCCGCAGCAGCTGGCGCAGTACCTGGCGACCCCGATCCAGATCGGCGACCGCGAGACCTCGCTGCTGAACGAGGCCATCGAGGCCTACGTCGGAGACACCATGTTCACCACGCAGCTCGTGGCCACCATCTCTCAGGACCTGGCGAACAACGCCGGCGGCGTGCAGCAGAACCGGGTGAACGTCCCGAAGCCGAACTGCTACCAGAGCCTGAAGGCCGCAGCGACCATGACCGACATGGCCGCGGTCATCGCGACGCTGACCGACAACGAGAAGTCCGGGTCGCTGCTGTACGCGCTCAAGGAGAGCAAGGACAACGCGCGCCTCATCGAGCAGCTGGCCCAGGCCATCACCCAGATCGAGCCGGAACACACCCGCACGCTCATCGAGATGGTGACCAGCCAGCAGATCGACCGCCAGAACCTGGAGGCCTTCATGGAGATCGACGCTCCGATCGTCAACCAGGCCAAGCCGGTTCTGTCGGCCTTCCTCTGA
- a CDS encoding vWA domain-containing protein — protein sequence MTINVTNQKPAVLDALHTIACIGDYDPVPAIQQVLVDPLLQPLNPNAPASITDAQGADLTGDISNLIMSCFGDTLNVASEQTVKELLGQTLINFDQGTPLPIAELFAVQAGQQNKMPAPSPRVLYTAQADVLPAAKALLGGTGDESAFFASIAYTFHPDTLGFWFQSSAAFDDFKIWLSQQTQTMASALPPATTKLLNDFSALSLKGLTESLLVRKDDSDANDEHSFARVLVHMLMNYVEQQRAQASQQNTALDTGVLPFTVGELFFPRSLVLVNVEAHARATAAKITGEWNLINQSLASPVKVVSNTSLSKLTSLPRAAARAAALGAKQQPGQPGSRSAQVAFRKQPPSKLDLLKDITRVLRRMGKVNKSQNIFRTTKATFLKANRRDPDDFNKPGRITSVQYMPDLHIYIDTSGSISEENYQEAVMMLIRIAKKLNINLYFNSFSHFLSQEVMLRTENKSTAQIWKEFRRIPKVSGGTEYTQIWQYINASRVRQRRLSLMVTDFDWLPPSTRQDHPKNLYYAPCSAMDWSFMVDLAKRYADSMKHIDPSIRQRLLGMVV from the coding sequence ATGACGATCAACGTCACGAATCAGAAGCCGGCCGTGCTCGACGCACTGCACACCATCGCGTGCATCGGCGACTACGACCCGGTACCTGCGATCCAGCAGGTCCTCGTCGACCCGCTGCTGCAGCCGTTGAACCCCAACGCCCCGGCAAGCATCACCGATGCCCAAGGCGCGGATTTGACCGGGGACATCTCGAACCTGATCATGAGCTGCTTCGGTGACACGCTGAACGTGGCCAGCGAGCAGACCGTCAAGGAGCTGCTCGGGCAGACCCTGATCAACTTCGACCAGGGCACACCGCTGCCGATCGCCGAGCTCTTCGCCGTCCAGGCCGGGCAGCAGAACAAGATGCCCGCGCCCTCCCCGCGGGTGCTCTACACCGCGCAGGCTGATGTCCTCCCGGCCGCGAAGGCCCTGCTGGGGGGGACCGGCGACGAGAGCGCCTTCTTCGCCTCGATCGCCTACACCTTCCACCCCGACACCCTCGGGTTCTGGTTCCAGTCCTCTGCGGCCTTCGACGACTTCAAGATCTGGCTGTCCCAGCAGACGCAGACGATGGCCAGCGCGCTGCCGCCGGCCACCACCAAGCTGCTCAACGACTTCTCGGCCCTGTCCCTGAAGGGGCTCACCGAGTCGCTGCTGGTGCGCAAGGACGACTCTGACGCCAACGATGAGCACTCCTTCGCCCGCGTGCTCGTGCACATGCTCATGAACTACGTCGAGCAGCAGCGGGCCCAGGCCAGCCAGCAGAACACCGCCCTGGACACCGGCGTCCTGCCGTTCACGGTCGGGGAGCTGTTCTTCCCGCGCTCCCTCGTCCTGGTCAACGTCGAGGCCCATGCCCGGGCCACCGCGGCGAAGATCACGGGGGAGTGGAACCTCATCAACCAGTCGCTGGCTTCGCCGGTGAAGGTCGTCTCGAACACGTCGCTGTCCAAGCTGACGTCGCTGCCACGGGCCGCCGCCCGGGCCGCCGCCCTGGGAGCCAAGCAGCAACCGGGCCAGCCTGGGAGCCGTAGCGCCCAGGTGGCGTTCCGCAAGCAGCCGCCGAGCAAGCTCGACCTGCTCAAGGACATCACCCGTGTGCTGCGCCGGATGGGCAAGGTCAACAAGTCGCAGAACATCTTCCGCACGACGAAGGCGACCTTCCTCAAGGCCAACCGCCGGGACCCGGACGACTTCAACAAGCCCGGCCGGATCACCTCGGTGCAGTACATGCCCGACCTGCACATCTACATCGACACCTCCGGTTCGATCTCCGAGGAGAACTACCAGGAGGCGGTCATGATGCTCATCCGGATCGCCAAGAAGCTCAACATCAACCTGTACTTCAACTCGTTCAGCCACTTCCTGTCCCAGGAGGTGATGCTGCGCACGGAGAACAAGTCGACGGCTCAGATCTGGAAGGAGTTCCGCAGGATCCCGAAGGTGTCGGGCGGAACGGAGTACACGCAGATCTGGCAGTACATCAACGCCAGCCGGGTGCGTCAGCGCAGGCTCTCGCTCATGGTCACCGACTTCGACTGGCTGCCGCCGTCCACACGTCAGGACCACCCGAAGAACCTGTACTACGCGCCGTGCTCCGCCATGGACTGGTCGTTCATGGTTGACCTGGCCAAGCGCTACGCCGACTCGATGAAGCACATCGATCCGAGCATCCGGCAGAGGCTCCTCGGCATGGTCGTCTGA
- a CDS encoding RsmD family RNA methyltransferase: MRIPTDVLAALSGRTKTDGHRLMLVGPRLAPTLYQRVNEVLEAVGGRWTKSEGAHLFPVHAAEALAPVLATGEVVTLGEKRTLAQYFPTPEPVVDQLIALAALEPGMTVLEPSAGSGAIATAAAARGAIVDCIERDPGYATVLSDTHVARRVQVADFLTVPAEPRFDRVLMNPPFTRGTDMAHVTHALRFLKPNGLLVSVMSWTVTEQTGSTTAFRKLVEQRGGLVEALPARAFAQSGTTVDTVLVTIPATRPADARPTVWPARDIPAQDAEELGNPADIAAEIVADLRKAVAAFEEVAAALTKPAPTTVPGDIEVS, translated from the coding sequence ATGCGAATCCCCACGGATGTGCTCGCAGCCCTGTCAGGCCGTACCAAGACTGATGGCCATCGCCTGATGCTCGTCGGCCCCCGCTTGGCTCCCACCCTGTACCAGCGCGTCAACGAGGTCCTCGAAGCGGTCGGCGGTCGATGGACGAAGAGCGAGGGTGCGCACCTCTTCCCCGTCCACGCCGCCGAGGCGCTCGCCCCAGTGCTTGCCACCGGTGAGGTCGTGACCCTGGGGGAGAAACGCACCCTTGCTCAGTACTTCCCCACACCCGAACCCGTTGTCGACCAGCTCATCGCTCTGGCCGCCCTTGAGCCCGGCATGACGGTGCTGGAACCATCTGCCGGCTCCGGTGCCATAGCCACAGCCGCAGCAGCCCGCGGTGCGATCGTGGACTGCATCGAACGGGACCCCGGATACGCCACCGTCCTGTCCGATACGCATGTGGCGCGCCGGGTGCAGGTCGCCGACTTCCTCACCGTCCCTGCCGAACCTCGCTTCGACCGGGTGCTGATGAACCCACCGTTCACCCGTGGCACCGACATGGCCCACGTCACCCATGCCCTGCGGTTCCTGAAACCGAATGGGCTGCTGGTGTCGGTCATGTCGTGGACCGTCACTGAACAGACCGGCAGCACCACAGCCTTCCGAAAGCTCGTGGAACAGCGCGGTGGTCTCGTCGAAGCACTTCCGGCCCGGGCGTTCGCCCAGTCCGGGACGACCGTCGACACCGTCCTCGTCACCATTCCTGCCACCCGTCCGGCCGACGCCCGGCCCACGGTCTGGCCTGCGCGCGACATCCCCGCCCAGGACGCGGAAGAACTCGGAAACCCGGCCGACATCGCCGCGGAGATCGTCGCTGATCTTCGCAAAGCGGTCGCCGCTTTCGAAGAGGTTGCCGCCGCGCTCACCAAGCCTGCGCCCACCACCGTGCCAGGCGATATCGAGGTCAGCTGA
- a CDS encoding SsgA family sporulation/cell division regulator, with the protein MGFPGLELKTRMTLVASADTRVFVPVRLYYKDTDPYAVQFSFDVTPDKVVRWTFARELLDQGLTAPAGIGDVKITPIGPHQNRRLSIELESPYGYARLEGPAASVKAWLAKTFEVVPAGQESEFVDIDSFLDELLTR; encoded by the coding sequence ATGGGCTTTCCCGGCCTGGAACTGAAGACCCGCATGACGCTCGTGGCCAGCGCGGACACGCGTGTATTCGTCCCCGTGCGGCTGTACTACAAGGACACCGACCCCTACGCGGTGCAGTTCTCCTTCGACGTCACGCCCGACAAGGTGGTCCGGTGGACGTTCGCCCGGGAACTGCTCGACCAGGGCCTCACCGCACCCGCTGGCATCGGCGACGTGAAGATCACTCCGATCGGCCCTCACCAGAACCGCCGCCTTAGCATCGAACTGGAATCTCCCTACGGATACGCCCGCCTTGAAGGACCGGCAGCTTCCGTCAAGGCATGGCTCGCCAAGACCTTCGAGGTCGTCCCCGCAGGCCAGGAGTCTGAATTCGTCGACATCGACAGCTTCCTCGACGAGCTTTTGACCCGTTGA
- a CDS encoding AAA family ATPase, giving the protein MGLSNFTPGGSDDDKGNGGGGSFPPQFPSVGLPSSGGSADDVKELLVDYNEKFKNADPTMFRDTLIGQVLSVVISKTKPNALLVGSAGVGKTKIVEDIARRIALGDALIPDQLKDHTIYELPITNIIAGTGIVGSLEEKVKAIVEFASDPKNKAILFMDEIHQITGGSGSHGDAVGRKISQILKPALARGDMSVIGATTSTESRAFDEDPAFARRFTRLIVDELSVEQTLAVMTAVRPGLMAHYRHQIGVSDDVLASVVQIAEANSRAGQHRPDNAITLLDRAMADRVLEQKKLIVQAENAGDTALAQTLRSIPQVPLTSTRVLDVAKRLMTGNAQRKDLDVAALSATLTSRLQGQDDVLAKLTDRLAREELDLFPTKTPTTWLFAGASGVGKTEAVKIIAEETTGTEPIILNMTEFHSEWSTSKIIGSPPGYVGSDSNQELPFDTLESNPHRVILLDEFEKADKAVQRLFLSAFDEGYIRNAHGKMLDFSKALVICTTNAARDSLDGKMIGFGNSPKTISNQSLNKALEQFFDAELLGRFSLVVGFNPIDRQTYRQIMAADYERQRERIVEAKPRLAPALPVSMPDDELRAIEETTYVDSQGARPARKAVRTWIEDYLLAAQTGGTASASPSDD; this is encoded by the coding sequence GTGGGTCTCAGCAACTTCACACCCGGCGGCTCCGACGACGACAAGGGCAACGGCGGTGGCGGCAGCTTCCCTCCGCAGTTCCCGTCCGTGGGACTGCCGTCCAGCGGTGGCAGCGCCGACGACGTCAAGGAGCTCCTCGTTGACTACAACGAGAAGTTCAAGAACGCCGATCCGACCATGTTCCGTGACACGCTCATCGGGCAGGTCCTCTCGGTCGTCATCAGCAAGACCAAGCCCAACGCTCTGCTGGTCGGTTCCGCCGGCGTCGGCAAGACGAAGATCGTCGAGGACATCGCCCGGCGCATCGCGCTCGGCGACGCCCTCATTCCCGATCAGCTCAAGGACCACACGATCTACGAGCTGCCCATCACCAACATCATCGCCGGGACCGGCATCGTCGGCTCGCTGGAGGAGAAGGTCAAGGCGATCGTCGAGTTCGCCTCGGACCCCAAGAACAAGGCCATCCTGTTCATGGACGAGATCCACCAGATCACCGGCGGATCCGGCAGCCATGGCGACGCCGTCGGCCGCAAGATCTCGCAGATCCTCAAGCCGGCCCTGGCCCGCGGCGACATGTCCGTCATCGGCGCGACCACCAGCACCGAGTCTCGGGCCTTCGACGAGGACCCGGCCTTCGCCCGCCGCTTCACCCGGCTCATCGTCGACGAGCTGAGCGTGGAACAGACGCTGGCCGTGATGACCGCGGTCCGGCCCGGCCTGATGGCCCACTACCGTCACCAGATCGGAGTCTCCGACGACGTCCTGGCCTCAGTGGTGCAGATCGCCGAAGCGAACTCCCGGGCTGGCCAGCACCGGCCGGACAACGCCATCACGCTGCTCGACCGCGCGATGGCTGACCGGGTCCTGGAGCAGAAGAAGCTCATCGTCCAGGCCGAGAACGCCGGCGACACGGCACTCGCGCAGACCTTGCGGTCCATCCCGCAGGTGCCGCTGACGAGCACCCGTGTGCTCGATGTGGCCAAACGCCTGATGACCGGAAACGCCCAGCGCAAGGACCTCGATGTCGCCGCGCTGAGCGCCACGCTCACCAGCCGCCTGCAGGGCCAGGACGACGTGCTCGCCAAGCTCACGGACCGTCTGGCCCGCGAAGAGCTCGACCTGTTCCCGACGAAGACGCCCACGACGTGGCTGTTCGCCGGGGCCTCGGGTGTGGGTAAGACCGAGGCGGTCAAGATCATCGCTGAGGAGACAACCGGCACCGAGCCGATCATCCTCAACATGACCGAATTCCACAGCGAGTGGTCGACGTCGAAGATCATCGGCTCACCTCCCGGCTATGTCGGATCGGACTCCAACCAGGAACTCCCGTTCGACACGCTGGAGTCCAACCCCCACCGGGTGATCCTGCTCGACGAGTTCGAGAAGGCCGACAAGGCCGTGCAGCGCCTGTTCCTCTCGGCGTTCGACGAAGGCTACATCCGCAACGCCCATGGCAAGATGCTGGACTTCTCCAAGGCCCTGGTCATCTGCACGACCAACGCCGCCCGTGATTCGCTCGACGGCAAGATGATCGGCTTCGGCAACAGCCCGAAGACCATCTCGAACCAGAGCCTCAACAAGGCACTGGAGCAGTTCTTCGACGCCGAGCTGCTGGGCCGGTTCTCACTGGTCGTGGGGTTCAACCCCATCGACCGGCAGACCTACCGGCAGATCATGGCCGCCGACTACGAGCGGCAGCGTGAGCGGATCGTCGAGGCCAAGCCGCGGCTGGCCCCGGCGCTGCCCGTGTCGATGCCCGACGACGAGCTGCGCGCCATCGAAGAGACCACCTACGTGGACTCCCAGGGTGCGCGGCCGGCGCGCAAGGCTGTTCGCACCTGGATCGAGGACTACCTGCTCGCTGCCCAGACCGGCGGCACAGCCTCGGCATCCCCGTCGGACGACTGA